In Colwellia sp. PAMC 20917, a single genomic region encodes these proteins:
- a CDS encoding IS110 family transposase has product MIKHNILFIGLDTHKTFTEVAYIEDQRGAKSTHLGKILSNKAAFKKLARQLQSKYPDATLHFVYEAGPCGYWIYRFLTSLNHCCYVIAPSLIPKKPGDKIKTDKRDALKLAKLLKSEDLTSIYVPEPEDEAVRDLSRARETGMKDLKDAKYQLKALLLRNNINSKIKDNWSLQHLRWLAELVLPHPCQQIVLQEAVLTITERLKRLKRLDNELTHQVKNWRFYPVVKAIQALRGVRLLVATGVIAELGDLSRFDHPRKLMSYLGLVPSEHSSGDKRHLGAITKCGNSRARRLLVEGAHSYKHNANISKEMQLRQEGLSKEIIDMAWQAQLRLCRRYQRLMHKGKHRNVVVTAIAREMIAYIWAISREVVLPKIDVKLRISRVPA; this is encoded by the coding sequence ATGATAAAACATAACATACTTTTCATTGGCTTAGATACCCATAAAACATTTACTGAAGTCGCTTATATTGAAGACCAACGTGGCGCTAAATCAACTCATCTAGGTAAAATACTCAGTAATAAAGCCGCCTTTAAAAAACTCGCACGACAATTACAATCAAAATATCCAGATGCCACACTTCATTTTGTTTACGAAGCAGGTCCTTGTGGCTATTGGATTTACCGCTTTCTCACCAGCCTTAATCATTGTTGCTATGTCATCGCACCTTCTCTTATCCCTAAAAAACCAGGAGATAAAATCAAAACCGATAAACGTGATGCGCTCAAACTTGCAAAGCTGCTCAAGTCTGAAGACTTAACATCTATCTATGTCCCTGAGCCCGAAGATGAAGCCGTACGGGACTTATCTCGGGCACGAGAAACAGGCATGAAAGACTTAAAGGATGCTAAATATCAACTTAAAGCATTGTTGTTACGTAACAACATTAACAGCAAAATAAAAGATAACTGGTCATTACAACATTTGCGTTGGCTCGCTGAATTAGTATTACCTCATCCTTGTCAGCAAATTGTTTTGCAAGAAGCGGTTTTAACCATTACTGAACGACTAAAACGCTTAAAAAGGCTGGATAATGAATTAACACATCAAGTGAAAAACTGGCGGTTTTATCCTGTAGTTAAAGCGATACAGGCGCTCCGTGGTGTGAGGTTATTAGTCGCCACAGGAGTGATTGCCGAACTAGGTGACTTATCACGGTTCGACCATCCCAGAAAATTAATGAGTTACCTTGGTCTTGTACCAAGTGAACATTCAAGTGGCGATAAACGCCATTTAGGTGCTATTACCAAATGCGGTAACAGCCGTGCAAGACGACTACTGGTCGAAGGTGCACATTCGTATAAACACAACGCCAATATTTCAAAAGAAATGCAATTAAGACAAGAAGGCTTAAGCAAAGAAATTATTGATATGGCTTGGCAAGCTCAACTGAGGTTGTGCCGCCGCTATCAACGACTCATGCATAAAGGCAAACATCGTAATGTGGTCGTTACGGCCATCGCCAGAGAAATGATCGCTTATATTTGGGCTATTTCTCGCGAGGTAGTGCTACCAAAAATTGATGTGAAGCTAAGAATATCGAGAGTACCTGCATGA
- a CDS encoding DUF2059 domain-containing protein: MKGIGMYSIRKFVALIVLSHFVNNVQGNEYSDKLVEHLNYKEQFENVIETCLKGNEYITPESLLINEPNYFYGFNESSNEWPELVAIYKEYYDSGCHSINVETYLRIISKEYESLLSKEQLLQAIAFYSSPVGIKIAKADVQANIKFQTKMNEDSVKIHNDATEIYSRKLLNLAKKAGK, from the coding sequence ATGAAAGGGATAGGCATGTACTCAATTCGAAAATTTGTAGCATTAATCGTGTTAAGCCACTTTGTAAATAATGTTCAAGGTAATGAATATTCAGATAAATTAGTGGAACATCTAAATTATAAAGAACAATTTGAAAATGTTATCGAAACTTGTCTGAAAGGCAATGAATATATTACTCCTGAAAGTCTTCTTATTAATGAACCAAATTATTTTTATGGATTTAATGAATCATCAAATGAATGGCCGGAATTAGTCGCTATTTATAAAGAGTATTATGATTCTGGTTGCCATTCTATAAATGTAGAGACTTACCTTAGAATTATTTCTAAAGAATATGAAAGCCTTTTATCCAAAGAGCAATTATTGCAAGCAATTGCTTTTTATTCCTCACCTGTAGGTATAAAAATAGCTAAAGCGGATGTTCAAGCTAATATAAAGTTTCAAACCAAGATGAATGAAGACTCAGTAAAAATACATAATGATGCCACTGAAATATACAGTAGAAAATTACTAAATTTAGCCAAAAAAGCTGGCAAGTAG
- a CDS encoding IS91 family transposase, producing the protein MSTFIDLLRQHHQALETQYSVKLTPDMRHAIFAMLSCKTAQQGKSLWACSSCEHHDSQALSCGNRHCPQCQQSTTSTWLERQKQKRLPVEYFMTTFTLPYELRALARRRPKALYQIMFSVSASILKDFAQYNNLGKIGFTSVLHTHNRKRDLHPHIHIIVPNGGYDAKRKQWKKGKSGYLFNAKTLAKVWRARIFEAINQHHDLSLKNIKIMPKKWVVDCRKVGYGLPALKYLSRYLYRGVLADKDIIHHDKDNVTFRYIDSTTKKTDTHTLPTLKFLLLILRHVLPKGLQRVRDYGLLSSGARKLRLLIQLLLTEFTHVLPPSITPIKPKATRVCPCCKHHMLCTGVIRAG; encoded by the coding sequence ATGAGTACCTTTATCGATTTACTTCGTCAACATCATCAAGCCCTTGAAACTCAGTATAGCGTTAAATTAACACCTGATATGCGTCACGCGATTTTTGCCATGCTTTCATGTAAAACTGCCCAGCAAGGAAAATCCTTATGGGCTTGTTCATCTTGTGAGCATCATGATAGCCAAGCGCTTTCTTGTGGCAATAGACATTGCCCACAATGTCAGCAAAGTACAACGTCAACGTGGCTTGAAAGACAAAAGCAAAAACGTTTACCTGTTGAGTATTTCATGACAACGTTTACGTTGCCCTATGAATTGAGAGCATTAGCTCGAAGACGACCTAAGGCCCTCTATCAAATCATGTTTAGTGTCAGTGCCTCGATTTTAAAAGACTTTGCACAGTACAATAACTTAGGAAAAATTGGCTTTACTTCCGTCCTTCATACACATAATCGAAAACGTGACCTGCATCCTCATATACATATTATAGTGCCCAATGGCGGTTATGATGCAAAACGTAAACAGTGGAAGAAAGGCAAGTCGGGTTATTTGTTTAATGCTAAGACTCTCGCTAAGGTATGGCGAGCTCGAATATTTGAGGCAATTAACCAACATCATGATTTGTCACTGAAAAACATTAAAATCATGCCCAAGAAATGGGTCGTAGATTGTAGAAAGGTTGGCTATGGTCTGCCTGCTTTAAAGTATCTTTCAAGATACCTTTATCGCGGTGTGTTAGCGGATAAAGATATTATTCATCATGATAAAGACAATGTGACGTTTCGCTATATAGATAGCACCACTAAAAAAACAGACACTCACACATTGCCCACATTGAAGTTCCTATTACTTATCTTACGCCATGTATTACCTAAGGGATTACAGCGCGTGAGAGATTATGGGTTGTTATCCTCTGGCGCACGAAAGCTACGGCTATTGATACAGCTGTTACTTACCGAATTCACTCATGTTTTACCGCCGAGCATTACGCCAATAAAGCCCAAAGCAACACGGGTTTGTCCGTGCTGTAAGCATCATATGTTATGTACGGGCGTCATTAGGGCTGGCTAA